A region from the Aegilops tauschii subsp. strangulata cultivar AL8/78 chromosome 5, Aet v6.0, whole genome shotgun sequence genome encodes:
- the LOC109766271 gene encoding AUGMIN subunit 8, translating to MDVHKSTVQKAALVEETRRPPLVPSEKHNASSLSRVRDVASRYKTGQGATATRRCTSPSLGRTSTTNGTPVPNRAQSADRRRPSTPSTPSSKVSTPSTPTSRSITPVRDTVKEVNKSSRCIANERSPHGLWPAMRNLSPSYQLESAAAPGNKKDKVVSSPSLDHIKGQASVLTERKRSPLRRKKITEQCENSRPSEDLPRRATEQNRWPAMTSGRGPANLMPNTELSDKSSKPVTLSNTSRGLSPRKICASEDAGKRLNQSLDDVARRLAIHAKRRDEQLDSGSDVYSQTTERSKYVSRPSRTTTLPVPVLHRSSSPNKVLSAASSASRAFQSPSRTRPSTPCRSQSAGSIQSGVIAPVVSYMVDPRKGKKNASQIENIHQLRLLHNRYLQLRLVNARSEDVLSYQKATAENTIYNVWRNTSNLRDAVNLRRIMVQRHRQELKLYGILQEQIACLEQWPALEDENNLSFSRATEALKASTLRLPVTSGARVDAVSLKNAVSSAVDVMQGLGSSVCSMLSKVEDRTYLISELSVVAAQEKVMLDECRELLAMAAELEVQESSLRTHLMQVKDLPR from the exons ATGGATGTTCATAAGAGCACTGTGCAGAAAGCTGCTCTTGTTGAAGAAACTCGAAGACCGCCGCTTGTTCCATCTGAGAAGCATAATGCTTCTTCTTTAAGCCGAGTGAGAGATGTTGCATCCAGGTACAAGACTGGTCAGGGTGCTACTGCGACAAGGCGATGTACATCTCCTAGTCTTGGCCGGACCTCAACAACTAATGGTACACCAGTGCCCAATAGGGCGCAATCTGCAGACAGAAGAAGACCCTCAACACCTTCAACCCCTTCTTCTAAGGTGTCAACACCCTCCACCCCAACATCAAGGTCCATAACACCAGTCCGTGATACTGTCAAAGAGGTAAATAAGAGTTCTAGGTGTATAGCAAATGAAAGGTCCCCACATGGCTTGTGGCCAGCAATGCGGAACCTGTCTCCCTCCTATCAATTGGAGTCTGCGGCTGCCCCTGGTAATAAAAAAGATAAGGTGGTCTCTAGCCCATCTTTAGATCATATCAAGGGACAAGCGAGTGTTCTGACTGAGAGGAAGAGGAGTCCTCTGAGAAGGAAGAAAATTACTGAACAATGTGAGAATTCTCGACCTTCAGAAGATCTACCTAGGAGGGCAACTGAGCAAAACCGTTGGCCAGCCATGACAAGTGGGCGTGGGCCTGCCAATCTTATGCCGAATACTGAACTTTCTGACAAATCTAGCAAACCAGTGACTTTGTCAAACACTTCTAGAGGGCTTTCACCGAGGAAGATTTGTGCTTCTGAAGACGCAGGTAAAAGGTTGAATCAATCACTGGATGATGTGGCAAGGAGACTAGCTATTCATGCAAAAAGAAGAGATGAACAGTTAGATTCTGGCAGTGATGTTTATTCACAGACAACGGAAAGATCTAAATATGTGAGCCGTCCAAGCAGGACAACCACTTTGCCTGTTCCTGTTCTTCATCGCTCATCATCACCAAACAAGGTCTTGTCAGCTGCATCCTCTGCTTCTAGGGCTTTTCAGAGTCCATCGAGGACAAGACCTTCAACACCTTGCCGGTCACAAAGTGCTGGAAGTATTCAATCAGGTGTTATAGCTCCTGTTGTTAGCTACATGGTTGATCCAAGAAAGGGAAAGAAAAATGCCAGCCAAATTGAAAATATCCATCAGCTGCGTTTGCTGCATAATAGATACTTGCAATTGCGTCTTGTAAATGCTCGTTCGGAAGATGTTCTATCTTACCAAAAGGCCACTGCTGAG AATACCATATATAATGTTTGGAGGAATACTTCAAACTTGAGGGATGCTGTTAATTTGCGAAGAATCATGGTGCAGCGTCATCGACAAGAGTTGAAGCTGTATGGCATTCTGCAAGAGCAG ATTGCTTGCCTCGAACAATGGCCAGCACTTGAAGACGAGAATAACCTTTCCTTTTCTCGGGCAACAGAGGCTCTAAAAGCAAGTACACTGCGCCTTCCAGTCACGTCAGGAGCAAGG GTGGATGCAGTTAGTCTTAAGAATGCTGTAAGCTCAGCTGTTGATGTCATGCAAGGTTTGGGATCGTCAGTTTGTTCTATGCTTTCCAAG GTCGAAGACAGGACATATTTGATCTCGGAGCTTTCAGTCGTAGCAGCACAAGAAAAGGTCATGCTTGACGAATGCAGAGAACTCTTAGCTATGGCCGCAGAACTGGAG GTACAGGAGTCTAGCCTGCGGACACATCTTATGCAAGTAAAGGACTTGCCCAGATGA